A region from the Melioribacter roseus P3M-2 genome encodes:
- a CDS encoding polyprenyl synthetase family protein — MKKEKYELQYGRLLEKIEKRIEKLFNNKKPASLYEPCKYALESGGKRLRPVLLLLSTKAAGGKFNDAYNAALAVEIFHNFTLVHDDIMDNSPIRRGRPSLYKKFDTNTAILAGDNLIAFAYKLLLKDCQKNTNQIIEIFTQGIIDVCEGQSLDKEFETRRNVSLREYRNMISKKTAALLTVCTGIGGLIAGANYEVVRILMNYGKNLGMAFQIQDDLLDITADEKTFGKKVGSDLIEGKKTYLFLKALEKAKGEDKKKLLRVIKNSGIESNEIESYKSIYEKYGVPEDAKKEIDKYTRSALNGLNKLPDNEGSLMLRWLANSLINRTK; from the coding sequence TTGAAAAAAGAAAAATACGAACTACAATACGGACGACTGCTCGAGAAAATCGAGAAAAGAATCGAAAAATTATTTAATAACAAAAAACCGGCTTCGCTTTACGAGCCGTGCAAATACGCGCTCGAATCGGGAGGCAAGAGACTGCGCCCGGTCTTGCTCTTGTTATCGACCAAAGCCGCAGGCGGAAAATTCAATGATGCGTACAATGCGGCATTGGCGGTCGAAATTTTCCATAATTTTACGCTCGTGCACGACGATATTATGGATAACTCTCCAATCAGGCGGGGAAGACCTTCATTATACAAAAAATTCGATACGAATACCGCCATTTTAGCGGGCGATAATTTGATTGCCTTCGCCTATAAATTGTTGTTGAAAGATTGCCAAAAGAATACAAATCAAATTATAGAAATCTTTACTCAGGGAATTATCGACGTTTGCGAAGGGCAGAGTCTCGACAAAGAATTTGAAACGCGTAGAAATGTATCGCTGCGGGAATACCGCAACATGATCTCAAAAAAAACGGCTGCGCTTTTGACTGTTTGCACCGGAATCGGGGGTTTGATTGCCGGAGCGAATTACGAAGTAGTGAGAATTTTAATGAATTACGGTAAAAATCTGGGGATGGCATTCCAGATTCAAGACGACCTGCTCGATATTACCGCAGACGAAAAAACATTTGGAAAAAAAGTCGGCAGTGATTTAATTGAAGGTAAAAAAACGTATCTTTTTCTTAAAGCTCTAGAAAAAGCGAAAGGAGAGGATAAAAAGAAACTTTTGAGAGTAATTAAAAATTCCGGAATCGAATCCAACGAAATTGAATCTTATAAAAGTATTTATGAAAAGTACGGCGTTCCGGAGGATGCAAAGAAGGAAATCGATAAGTATACAAGATCGGCTCTCAATGGCTTGAATAAGCTTCCGGACAACGAAGGAAGCCTAATGTTACGGTGGCTGGCTAACTCTCTCATAAACAGAACAAAGTAA
- a CDS encoding sodium:solute symporter family protein has translation MVSFSVADILIITGFFLVLLFIGFYAARRTEDTTENFLLSGRKVGLLLFVLTNVSTWYGGILGVGEFTYTSGILSWITQGLPYYIFAIVFAFFFAEKVRSSSLYTIPDKIELIYGKIPALISSIFIFILVSPAPYILMTGALLHVIFNIPLILGLIIAFIFSSVYLIKGGYRADLITDVFQFFVMFAGFIIIVLVSFESVGDFEFLVGNLPPEHLSITGGQSPLYVMVWFLIALWTFADPGFHQRCYAAKDGKTAKYGILISVIFWFLFDFLTTTTGLYSKAYLKDLTDPVLAFPIYADRILGSGLKGLFFAALFATIISTSNSFLFLSGTTFGNDIMLKFGFAKKQTVNFYTKAGIVFAGIISVLLAYFVQSVISIWYMIGSIFIPGIILLIIGAYYDKFRIDSNFAAAELIGGSASVIIWLMARPYVDDGLQFIEPMVVGLTVSLVIHLLGLSRRRFYSSSEK, from the coding sequence ATGGTCAGCTTTAGCGTCGCCGATATATTGATCATAACCGGTTTTTTCCTCGTGCTATTGTTTATCGGTTTTTATGCCGCGCGCCGTACCGAAGACACTACTGAAAATTTTCTTCTGTCGGGCAGGAAAGTAGGACTTCTTTTGTTCGTGCTCACTAACGTATCCACCTGGTACGGCGGCATACTCGGCGTGGGAGAGTTTACGTATACCAGCGGTATTTTGAGCTGGATTACCCAGGGTTTGCCGTACTATATTTTTGCAATTGTTTTTGCTTTCTTTTTTGCGGAAAAAGTAAGAAGTTCTTCGCTTTATACAATTCCCGATAAAATAGAATTAATATACGGCAAAATTCCGGCGTTAATTTCGTCGATATTTATTTTCATTCTGGTCTCGCCGGCTCCATATATTCTGATGACGGGCGCATTATTGCACGTAATATTTAATATTCCTCTTATATTAGGCTTGATAATTGCCTTTATTTTTTCGTCGGTCTATTTGATAAAAGGGGGGTATCGCGCGGATTTGATTACGGACGTTTTTCAGTTTTTTGTAATGTTCGCAGGTTTTATAATCATCGTATTAGTATCGTTTGAATCGGTAGGGGATTTTGAATTTTTAGTTGGGAATTTACCTCCGGAGCATCTCAGCATAACCGGCGGTCAATCGCCTTTATATGTTATGGTCTGGTTTCTGATTGCGTTATGGACTTTTGCCGATCCCGGATTCCATCAGAGATGCTATGCGGCAAAAGACGGGAAAACAGCCAAATACGGAATTTTAATATCGGTTATTTTCTGGTTCTTGTTCGACTTCCTGACCACAACCACAGGACTTTACTCAAAAGCATATTTGAAAGACCTAACGGACCCGGTTTTGGCTTTCCCGATTTATGCCGATAGAATTCTCGGCAGCGGATTGAAAGGACTCTTTTTTGCGGCGCTTTTTGCGACTATTATCTCCACGTCCAACAGTTTCCTGTTCCTAAGCGGAACTACATTCGGAAACGATATTATGTTAAAATTCGGTTTTGCAAAGAAACAAACGGTGAATTTTTATACGAAAGCAGGCATTGTCTTCGCCGGAATAATATCTGTTCTGCTGGCTTATTTTGTACAATCCGTAATTTCTATCTGGTATATGATAGGAAGCATATTCATACCGGGCATAATACTGTTGATAATCGGAGCGTATTACGATAAGTTCAGAATCGATTCTAATTTTGCAGCGGCTGAATTAATCGGAGGTTCCGCATCTGTAATAATATGGCTTATGGCGCGTCCTTATGTCGATGACGGTTTGCAATTTATAGAACCGATGGTCGTCGGTTTGACGGTATCTTTGGTTATTCACCTTTTGGGGCTTTCTCGCCGGCGCTTTTACTCTTCATCAGAGAAATAA
- the smpB gene encoding SsrA-binding protein SmpB, with translation MAEQSEEKNITVNRKAQHDYFIKERLEAGIVLVGTEVKALRQNRASLVDSYAIVKDGEVWLMNANISHYDQGSYNNHDPLRKRKLLLKKSEIRKLKKAVSEKGNTLVPLRLYFKNGKVKVELAIAAGKRKYDKREDIAKREAKRELERKLKQ, from the coding sequence ATGGCAGAGCAGAGCGAAGAGAAAAATATAACGGTCAACCGGAAGGCGCAGCACGACTATTTTATTAAGGAGCGCCTCGAAGCCGGAATTGTTCTCGTCGGAACGGAAGTAAAAGCTTTGCGCCAGAACAGAGCCAGTTTGGTCGACAGTTACGCCATTGTAAAAGACGGCGAAGTCTGGCTGATGAACGCTAATATTTCTCATTACGACCAAGGCAGCTATAACAATCACGATCCGCTGAGAAAGAGAAAACTGCTCCTTAAAAAGAGCGAAATAAGAAAATTAAAAAAAGCCGTTTCCGAAAAAGGCAATACGCTTGTTCCGTTGCGGCTCTACTTCAAAAACGGCAAAGTTAAAGTAGAATTGGCGATTGCCGCCGGGAAACGTAAATACGATAAACGAGAAGATATAGCAAAAAGAGAAGCTAAACGCGAACTGGAGCGTAAACTGAAACAATAA
- a CDS encoding TerC family protein — protein sequence MIHSHLAFWIFFWVVVSIMFYIDLYAVEHRTDKIGIKTSLKWSGIWIAAAFLFNLLIFLFLEDGHQKALEFLAGYLIEKSLSVDNLFVFLMIFNVMNIKEEHQPHVLKWGIISAIVLRIIFILAGVALIELFHPIIYVFGIMLFYAAYKMAFGGEEQINYEKNPFIKFFTKRFRLITKYEGKNFFVRKSGKLYITPVFLTLVLIESSDIVFAIDSIPAIIAITHDPFIIITSNIFAILGLRALYFALAGIVDLFSYLKYGVAIILAYVGVKMLLADIYKIPTLYSLAFIVTVLAVSVIISLMKSKSAGEKAPKGE from the coding sequence ATGATACATTCTCATTTAGCGTTCTGGATTTTCTTCTGGGTCGTAGTTTCGATAATGTTCTACATCGACCTGTATGCAGTTGAGCACAGAACTGATAAAATCGGCATAAAAACAAGCCTTAAATGGAGCGGCATCTGGATAGCTGCCGCTTTTCTTTTCAATCTGCTCATTTTTCTCTTCCTGGAAGACGGACATCAAAAAGCTCTCGAATTTTTAGCCGGCTATCTGATTGAAAAGTCCCTCTCGGTCGACAATTTATTCGTCTTTCTGATGATATTCAACGTAATGAATATCAAAGAAGAACATCAGCCTCATGTTCTCAAATGGGGAATAATAAGCGCCATCGTTTTGAGAATAATATTTATACTTGCCGGCGTTGCTCTCATAGAGCTGTTTCACCCGATTATTTATGTTTTCGGAATAATGCTTTTTTATGCGGCTTATAAAATGGCATTCGGCGGCGAAGAGCAAATTAACTACGAGAAAAACCCGTTCATTAAATTTTTTACGAAGAGATTCCGACTGATAACAAAATACGAAGGCAAAAATTTCTTCGTCAGAAAATCCGGTAAATTATACATAACGCCGGTCTTTCTTACGCTCGTTTTAATCGAATCGTCCGATATTGTTTTTGCCATCGATTCGATACCCGCCATAATTGCAATTACGCACGACCCGTTCATAATCATTACCTCAAATATCTTTGCCATACTCGGTTTAAGAGCTCTCTACTTTGCTCTCGCGGGAATAGTCGATTTGTTCTCTTACCTTAAATACGGAGTAGCGATTATACTTGCATATGTAGGCGTTAAAATGTTATTGGCGGATATTTATAAAATTCCTACACTCTATTCGCTGGCATTTATTGTTACCGTACTCGCCGTATCGGTAATTATTTCTCTGATGAAGAGTAAAAGCGCCGGCGAGAAAGCCCCAAAAGGTGAATAA
- a CDS encoding bifunctional phosphoglucose/phosphomannose isomerase, protein MMSNINELIAKYDKANQFQVLQDSYKQVEYAWNLKIDLSSIDTSKIKNIILTGLGGSAIGGELIQNFFRTELNYPYAVNRNYELPPYVNEETLVIASSYSGNTEETLSALNQAIEKKCQIVCVTTGGKMEEVAAKHNIPVGKLLPGYQPRFALWINFFTVLNAFNNLKLVPDQNQNVQDTIELLKKKGAEYAQPENRALSLAESLLGYVPLIYSVSDYTSVVGTRFKGQFNENSKQHAFFAYFPELDHNEIMGWEGYNPQEMNIKLINIWDDEYHPQVKKRLEITSEVIRKTGCEIIDLKSEEKNAKLRLVDLIFLGDWATYYYAVIRGFDPTTIDNINYLKARL, encoded by the coding sequence ATGATGAGTAATATCAACGAATTGATAGCCAAGTACGATAAGGCTAACCAGTTTCAGGTTCTTCAGGATTCTTATAAACAGGTGGAGTACGCCTGGAATCTTAAAATCGATCTTTCGTCAATCGATACTTCGAAAATCAAAAATATCATATTGACGGGATTGGGGGGCTCGGCAATCGGCGGAGAATTAATACAGAATTTTTTCCGCACAGAACTGAATTATCCTTATGCGGTTAACAGAAATTACGAGTTGCCTCCTTACGTAAACGAAGAAACTCTTGTGATTGCGTCTTCGTATTCGGGAAATACCGAAGAAACCCTTTCGGCGTTAAATCAGGCGATCGAAAAAAAATGTCAGATAGTCTGCGTAACCACGGGCGGAAAAATGGAAGAGGTCGCCGCTAAACACAATATTCCCGTTGGCAAACTTCTACCGGGTTATCAGCCGCGTTTTGCACTGTGGATCAATTTCTTTACCGTTTTGAATGCGTTCAACAATCTTAAACTCGTACCCGATCAAAATCAAAACGTACAGGATACTATCGAATTGTTGAAGAAAAAGGGAGCCGAATACGCTCAACCTGAAAATAGAGCGCTTAGTCTGGCCGAAAGCCTTCTCGGATACGTTCCGCTGATTTATTCCGTTTCGGATTATACTTCTGTCGTAGGCACAAGATTTAAAGGACAGTTCAACGAAAATTCGAAACAACACGCCTTCTTTGCATATTTCCCCGAACTCGATCACAACGAAATAATGGGCTGGGAAGGTTACAATCCTCAGGAAATGAATATAAAACTGATTAACATCTGGGACGACGAATATCATCCGCAGGTAAAGAAGCGCCTTGAAATTACTTCGGAAGTCATACGCAAAACAGGGTGCGAAATTATCGACTTGAAAAGCGAAGAAAAAAACGCCAAATTACGCTTGGTCGATCTGATTTTCCTGGGCGATTGGGCTACTTATTATTACGCCGTTATCAGAGGATTCGACCCCACTACTATCGACAACATTAATTATCTCAAGGCTCGACTTTGA
- the fni gene encoding type 2 isopentenyl-diphosphate Delta-isomerase, with the protein MSDESKIISGRKGEHIKLSLSDDADYDSVTNGFENYQFVHHAATETVIDEIGFEAKFFSKKVDYPFIISSMTGGAKEANNINERLAEVAKALNIPIGVGSQRRSLLDNKFDRSYKSLRRIGGAIPILGNIGAAQIVKSKNIIDDINYLIDLIEADAMVIHLNPLQELLQPEGEPNFKGLLKKIEKITAKIKTPVIAKEVGAGIDPDSAVKLLEAGVKGIDVAGAGGTNWAKIELMRSGNQSFLSEWGNPTSYCLRTIKKLKKNYKFVLISSGGLRKSVDYAKSYALGADFTAAAKPILKLVVEKDELAAVDYIKNLFEDIKKIMYLTGCKNLSDLQKNKLINKSEFH; encoded by the coding sequence TTGAGCGATGAATCGAAAATAATCAGCGGCAGGAAAGGAGAACATATTAAGTTGTCGCTTTCCGACGATGCGGATTACGATTCTGTCACAAACGGATTCGAAAATTATCAATTTGTCCATCACGCCGCCACGGAAACGGTTATTGATGAAATCGGTTTCGAGGCGAAATTTTTTTCGAAAAAAGTCGATTATCCTTTTATAATCTCTTCCATGACCGGAGGCGCCAAGGAAGCGAATAATATAAACGAACGGCTGGCGGAAGTTGCAAAAGCTCTTAATATTCCGATCGGCGTCGGCAGTCAACGCCGGTCGCTTCTGGACAATAAATTCGACCGGTCGTACAAGTCACTCAGAAGAATCGGCGGCGCTATTCCGATACTCGGAAATATCGGCGCGGCTCAAATTGTAAAATCCAAAAATATAATCGACGACATAAATTATCTGATCGACTTAATCGAAGCCGACGCAATGGTAATTCATTTGAATCCGCTGCAGGAATTGCTTCAGCCGGAAGGCGAACCGAATTTCAAGGGACTTCTTAAAAAAATCGAAAAAATTACTGCAAAAATTAAAACCCCGGTAATTGCAAAAGAAGTGGGCGCCGGTATCGATCCGGACTCTGCTGTCAAATTATTGGAAGCCGGAGTCAAAGGCATCGACGTAGCAGGCGCCGGGGGCACAAATTGGGCTAAAATTGAATTGATGCGGAGCGGCAATCAAAGCTTTTTGAGCGAATGGGGAAACCCGACTTCTTATTGTCTACGGACGATTAAAAAGTTGAAAAAAAATTATAAATTTGTACTTATTTCTTCGGGGGGACTCAGAAAAAGCGTCGATTATGCCAAATCGTATGCACTGGGAGCCGATTTTACGGCGGCTGCCAAACCGATTCTTAAATTGGTTGTCGAAAAAGACGAGCTGGCTGCCGTCGACTATATTAAAAATTTGTTCGAAGATATTAAGAAAATTATGTATTTAACCGGCTGCAAAAATTTATCGGATTTGCAAAAAAATAAGTTGATCAATAAATCGGAATTTCATTGA
- a CDS encoding HPr family phosphocarrier protein, giving the protein MIERKVKIVNNAGLHTRPAATIVKMASKYKCDFYLIKDGMQINGKSIIGVMTLAAEKGSEITLVFDGEDEEEAAKEIVDFFNRGFDEM; this is encoded by the coding sequence ATGATAGAAAGAAAAGTTAAAATTGTGAACAACGCCGGTTTGCACACTCGCCCGGCGGCTACAATTGTTAAAATGGCTTCGAAATACAAATGCGACTTCTATCTGATTAAAGACGGAATGCAAATAAACGGGAAAAGCATAATCGGAGTAATGACGCTGGCGGCTGAAAAAGGTTCTGAAATTACGCTCGTTTTCGACGGCGAAGACGAAGAGGAAGCCGCAAAAGAAATTGTCGATTTTTTCAACAGAGGATTCGACGAGATGTAG
- the tyrS gene encoding tyrosine--tRNA ligase, whose product MEKKIAFPPVNEQMDLIKRGTSEIIPEEELVEKLEKSYKEGKPLNIKLGCDPTRPDLHLGHSVVLRKLAQFQQLGHTAILIIGDFTGMIGDPSGRNSSRPPLTFEEARKNGKTYFEQASKILDPQKTKIVYNSEWLGKMTFEDVIKLASKYTVARMLERDDFTKRMKNGIPISMHEILYPLAQAMDSVAIESDVELGGTDQKFNLLVGRDIQREYGLAPQVILTMPILVGTDGAEKMSKSLDNYIGINEPPNEIYGKTLSIPDELIYTYYELATDVSNQELKIIKQQLDNKEVNPRDLKRALARKLVSMYHSEEAALEAEREFDQIFVKKGLPDEIPDLKLDKSDSEKGIDILDLILKAGFAPSRSEARRLVIQGGVSIDGEKISDPKLVVNPKEGSILKVGKRNFAKISI is encoded by the coding sequence TTGGAAAAAAAGATTGCCTTCCCTCCCGTTAACGAACAAATGGACTTAATCAAAAGAGGAACTTCGGAAATTATACCGGAGGAAGAGCTCGTCGAAAAACTAGAAAAATCGTATAAAGAAGGAAAACCGCTAAATATAAAATTGGGCTGCGACCCTACGCGTCCCGACCTCCACCTGGGTCACTCCGTTGTTTTAAGAAAACTCGCACAGTTTCAACAATTGGGTCATACTGCGATTCTGATAATCGGCGATTTTACAGGTATGATTGGAGACCCGTCGGGTAGAAATTCTTCCCGTCCGCCGCTTACTTTCGAAGAAGCGCGTAAAAACGGCAAGACGTATTTCGAGCAGGCTTCCAAAATTCTCGATCCTCAAAAAACGAAAATCGTCTACAATTCCGAGTGGCTCGGAAAGATGACATTTGAAGATGTAATCAAGCTTGCGTCGAAATATACCGTGGCTCGCATGCTCGAACGGGACGATTTTACCAAAAGGATGAAAAACGGAATTCCGATAAGCATGCACGAAATTCTCTATCCTCTGGCTCAGGCGATGGATTCGGTGGCAATCGAAAGCGACGTGGAACTGGGCGGAACCGACCAGAAATTCAATTTGCTCGTGGGACGCGATATTCAACGCGAATACGGGCTTGCTCCGCAAGTAATTCTCACTATGCCGATTCTCGTAGGAACCGACGGCGCGGAAAAGATGAGCAAATCCCTCGATAACTATATCGGCATCAATGAACCGCCGAATGAGATTTACGGCAAAACTCTCTCGATTCCCGACGAATTGATTTATACATACTACGAACTTGCCACGGATGTATCGAACCAGGAACTTAAGATAATCAAACAACAACTTGACAACAAAGAAGTTAACCCGAGAGACCTAAAAAGAGCTTTAGCAAGAAAACTCGTGTCGATGTATCATTCAGAAGAAGCGGCTTTGGAAGCCGAACGGGAATTCGACCAGATTTTCGTTAAAAAAGGTTTACCGGACGAAATACCGGATTTAAAACTCGATAAGAGCGATTCCGAAAAAGGAATCGATATACTCGATTTAATATTAAAAGCAGGCTTTGCTCCCTCTCGCAGCGAAGCAAGGCGACTTGTAATTCAAGGCGGGGTTTCAATTGACGGCGAAAAAATTTCAGACCCGAAATTGGTAGTTAATCCCAAAGAAGGCTCCATCTTAAAGGTGGGAAAGCGCAATTTTGCAAAAATTTCGATTTAA
- a CDS encoding class I SAM-dependent methyltransferase: MAEKHYYEQIDYTRKYIIPYLRVNLPEFEKMNLLEVGCAEGGLLTVMKALGVRCKGIEIDPKRAETALNKNPELDIVVGDITDPELPAKLKNKYDLIIIREVIEHIRDKEAAFRNLKNLLNDGGFIFISFPPKYSPFAGHQQIAKSFLKFVPYLHLLPAGILRIISKIMKENPAYVDEIKLHFSTGCTVRKLEKLVSDFGLEFIVKEFYLFRPIYNLRFGLPVFKLPEIPLLKEFISFGCESLLTTARKK, encoded by the coding sequence ATGGCGGAAAAACATTATTACGAACAGATAGATTATACCAGGAAATACATAATTCCATATTTGCGCGTAAATTTGCCCGAATTCGAAAAGATGAATCTTCTGGAAGTCGGATGCGCCGAAGGCGGATTACTTACCGTTATGAAAGCGCTCGGAGTGCGTTGTAAGGGTATAGAAATCGATCCGAAAAGAGCCGAAACGGCATTGAATAAAAATCCTGAACTCGACATTGTAGTGGGCGATATTACCGATCCTGAACTGCCGGCTAAATTGAAAAATAAGTATGATTTGATAATTATCAGAGAAGTAATTGAGCACATCCGAGATAAAGAAGCCGCTTTTAGAAACCTTAAAAATCTGCTAAACGATGGAGGATTTATATTCATCAGTTTTCCTCCCAAATATTCTCCCTTCGCGGGTCATCAACAGATTGCAAAAAGCTTTTTGAAGTTTGTACCTTATCTTCATCTATTGCCCGCAGGCATTCTGCGCATTATTTCTAAAATCATGAAAGAAAATCCCGCTTACGTGGACGAGATTAAACTTCATTTTTCAACCGGATGCACTGTAAGAAAACTCGAAAAATTGGTCTCGGATTTCGGTTTAGAATTTATCGTTAAAGAATTCTATTTATTCCGTCCTATTTACAATCTTCGTTTCGGACTGCCTGTTTTCAAATTGCCCGAAATACCATTGCTCAAAGAATTTATATCCTTCGGATGCGAATCACTTTTAACCACAGCGAGGAAAAAATGA
- a CDS encoding pyruvoyl-dependent arginine decarboxylase: MYVPTKIFFTKGVGRHKEYLASFELALRDAGIEICNLVSVSSIFPVGAKIINKTQGLKMLQPGMITHCVMARNATNEPNRLIASSIGVAIPADKNMYGYLSEHHPYGETEKVAGEYAEDLAATMLATTLGIDFDADKNWNEREQVFKMSGKIVRTFNVTQSARGNKNGLWTTVISVAILLP; encoded by the coding sequence TTGTACGTACCAACAAAAATCTTTTTTACTAAAGGGGTCGGACGCCACAAGGAATATCTGGCCTCGTTCGAGCTCGCATTACGCGACGCAGGAATCGAAATCTGCAATCTGGTTTCAGTTAGCAGCATCTTCCCCGTCGGCGCTAAAATTATTAACAAGACGCAGGGACTTAAAATGTTGCAGCCCGGTATGATAACCCACTGTGTGATGGCTAGAAACGCGACAAACGAACCAAACAGATTAATAGCCTCTTCAATAGGAGTAGCAATTCCCGCCGACAAAAATATGTACGGCTATTTGTCGGAGCATCATCCGTACGGAGAGACCGAGAAAGTTGCCGGCGAATACGCCGAAGACCTTGCAGCTACAATGCTTGCTACCACTCTCGGTATCGATTTCGACGCGGACAAGAACTGGAACGAAAGAGAACAGGTATTCAAAATGTCGGGAAAAATCGTACGTACTTTCAACGTTACGCAGTCAGCCAGGGGAAACAAAAACGGTCTCTGGACAACCGTAATTTCAGTAGCAATCTTATTGCCATAG
- the ptsP gene encoding phosphoenolpyruvate--protein phosphotransferase codes for MEKNQIILKGIAAAPGISIAPAYLFSKESESVSAEKIENVDEALENLDAALELSKKEMRKIFNLAVDKIGEKRAAIFEAQMMILDDPVLTSNIKERIKNEKMSPEYIVEDEISKYIRIMSASNEPYMKERSHDIEDIKNRIIRNLKKKKWKSKISNDVIVVTTSLSPSDTVLLSRSNVKGYVTDFGGLTSHAAIVARSLNIPAVVGIHEATNIIRNGDLLIIDGFHGKVIVNPTDILIKEYEEKIEKLSQYDEELLKLKSLPAVTLDGKEIKLMANLDISEEMSFIIHNCADGIGLVRTEQLFEEYEVFPDEDQQFEVYNKIAESIYPKVVIIRAFDIGGDKVLPVDLHEPNPMLGWRGIRLLLDSPNLFKTQIRAVLRASLHKNVWFMLPMINSLSEVVAANQLIDECKKELTEEGIKYDDEIPVGIMIEVPSAAVLTSDFADVVDFISIGTNDLIQYLLAVDRGNEIVSSQYQEFHPAVIRTIKHIIDEAGKKSVPIGMCGEMAADPFALPLLVGLGLESLSISAAGIPLHKKILRSLNYSELKRLADECLNLKNEDEINNKLHKFFNEKISDQIKNLY; via the coding sequence ATGGAAAAAAATCAAATCATATTGAAAGGCATAGCGGCGGCGCCTGGAATTTCGATTGCCCCGGCGTACCTGTTCTCGAAAGAGAGCGAGTCGGTTAGCGCCGAAAAAATAGAAAACGTCGACGAAGCGCTGGAAAATCTCGATGCTGCGCTCGAGCTGTCGAAAAAAGAAATGCGTAAAATTTTTAATCTTGCAGTCGACAAAATAGGCGAAAAACGCGCTGCAATTTTCGAAGCTCAAATGATGATCCTCGACGACCCGGTTTTGACTTCCAATATTAAAGAAAGAATAAAAAATGAAAAAATGTCGCCGGAATATATCGTCGAAGATGAAATTTCGAAATATATCAGAATAATGAGCGCGTCGAACGAACCGTATATGAAAGAACGTTCGCACGATATCGAAGACATCAAAAACAGAATAATCCGTAATCTTAAAAAGAAAAAATGGAAATCTAAAATTTCCAATGACGTTATTGTAGTAACCACAAGTCTTTCTCCGTCGGACACTGTCCTCTTATCCAGGTCGAATGTGAAAGGGTACGTTACGGATTTCGGCGGGCTTACTTCGCATGCCGCTATCGTCGCCAGGTCGTTGAATATTCCCGCCGTCGTCGGCATTCACGAAGCGACAAATATTATCCGGAACGGCGACCTTTTGATTATCGACGGCTTCCACGGAAAGGTTATAGTAAATCCAACAGATATATTAATCAAAGAATACGAAGAAAAAATTGAAAAATTAAGTCAGTACGACGAAGAATTACTGAAATTAAAGTCCCTTCCGGCAGTTACGCTCGACGGTAAAGAAATCAAATTGATGGCTAATCTCGATATTTCCGAAGAGATGAGTTTTATAATTCACAACTGCGCCGACGGTATAGGATTGGTAAGGACCGAACAATTGTTCGAAGAATATGAAGTCTTTCCCGACGAAGACCAACAATTCGAAGTTTACAATAAAATTGCCGAAAGCATTTATCCGAAAGTAGTAATAATCAGAGCATTCGACATCGGGGGCGACAAAGTTCTGCCGGTTGATTTGCACGAACCGAATCCGATGCTCGGCTGGAGGGGCATCCGTTTACTGCTCGACAGTCCGAACCTTTTCAAAACGCAAATCCGCGCCGTTCTAAGAGCCAGTTTGCACAAGAATGTCTGGTTCATGCTGCCGATGATTAATTCTCTTTCGGAGGTGGTTGCGGCTAATCAATTAATCGATGAATGCAAAAAAGAATTGACAGAAGAAGGAATTAAATACGATGATGAAATTCCAGTCGGAATAATGATAGAAGTGCCTTCGGCGGCTGTTTTGACTTCCGATTTTGCCGACGTGGTCGATTTTATAAGTATCGGTACGAACGATTTGATTCAATATCTGCTTGCAGTCGACCGTGGCAACGAAATCGTTTCGAGCCAATATCAGGAATTTCATCCCGCGGTCATCAGAACTATTAAACATATTATTGACGAAGCGGGAAAAAAGTCGGTGCCGATTGGAATGTGCGGAGAAATGGCGGCCGACCCGTTTGCATTGCCTTTGCTCGTGGGGCTCGGTCTCGAATCTTTAAGCATTTCCGCCGCCGGAATACCATTGCACAAGAAGATACTTCGCTCTTTGAATTATTCGGAACTGAAACGGCTTGCGGATGAATGTTTGAATCTCAAGAACGAGGACGAAATCAATAATAAGCTTCATAAATTCTTTAACGAAAAAATATCAGACCAAATTAAAAACTTATATTGA